In Candidatus Manganitrophus noduliformans, the genomic stretch GAAGTCGGAATCTCCAGAGGGAAGAGGAGAGAGGGTCACGGCCGTTCCACTGCTATAAATCGCGGAGCAGGCGGCGCCGCAATTGATACCGGCCGGAGAAGAGGTGACGGTACCGGATCCCGTGCCGCTCTTTGTGACCGTCAGGGGGAAGGTCTGAAGAGTGAAGGAGGCCGTCACCGTTTTTGCGGTGTTCATCGTCACGGTGCAGGAGGTTCCCGAGGCGCTGTTGCACCCCGACCATCCGGTGAAGGTGGAATTCGCAGCCGGGGCGGCGGTGAGGGTGACCGAAGCATTGATATTAAAGGGGGCGGAACAGGTTGCCCCACAATCAATCCCTGCAGGCGAGGAGGTGACGGTTCCCGTTCCGGTGCCTGATTTTGTGACCGACAAGGCGACCGGCGGCTGATAGATGATCTCTGCAAAAAGTTCGGTGATCCGAAGGTCTGTCGATCGGTCGGTGTTGTCCACGAGCGCATTCAAGGCGTTGATTTCCGCCCATGTCCATGCAGTCCCTGTGCTCGGATTCGTTGAATGGAGAACGCCGGAATAGAGCTGGTAGGAGTCGCCCGCGTCGAGCGTACTACTCCAAAAATCGGCCCCGTTGGTTCTCAAGCCGATTCGGAATTCGCCGTCGCCTCGAAAGCCGCCGTCGCTTCTGAGGACCCCTCTGATGCGCACCGAAGTGATGGTTCCTGAATTTGCCGAATCGTCCAGCGCAAGGCGCGCCGTATCTTCAGAGGAGAGGTCTCCGTACGAGGTGCTTCCGTCGTTTGTGTCGAGCGCGGTGACGGCGGTGCCGCCGACGTATTGGTCGGTCTGATCGCCGGATGCGCCGCCGGAAGGATGAAGGATGAGGGTGTCGGCATAGGCGGAGCCGCTCCAGAAGAAGAGGGTTGCCAAGACGAGCAGGGCAATCGTTGTACAAAGAAAGGGTTGCTTCATGGACCTTTTTTTTTACTTTGTCTTCCTTGTTCTGGTTCTTTATACGTTATACGTTTACAGAGCGTCTTCGGGCTTGAGAGCGCGTTGATTCCCAAAGGGAATCCTATAGGATGGGATATCCCCCGAACCGACAATCCCCTCGTAAAAGGGGTGACTGGTGTCGTTTGGGTTCTTCGAACATGTATGGATGAAGCGACGAAAACCAGAACGCAAAGGCATGATGATAGTGATAATGAGGATGCCTGCGGAATGAAGCAGCCGGAAAAACGATCGAAGGATAAAACCCTGCAGGGGTATGTTGTAATTAGGTTCTTGCTACCCTCCTTGGTTTGGTTCTTTAGGTGCAAAAGGATACTTAGAGTGTTGTCCTAAAAATCCCTGAAACACCTTCTTACATTTCCGGTCGGAATGCAAGCAAAAATTCATTAAATATTGAACTTTTTCGTTTCCATTTCTTTGGAGGTCGGCAACACCACCTTAAGTGCGCGACGCCGACGCGGCCGACGGCCCTTTGATTGACAACTTAGGGTTTGGCATCTATCCTTACTTTATGGGAATAGAGAGGGGCGCAAATGGGTTTTCTAGACTTTATCCAAAGTACGTTGCAGGCGGGGGTGAACCAGACCGGCCTTTCCCCGCTGGCGGCCAAGGGGGTCGGCGTGGTGCTCTTGCTGCTCCTCCTTCTTTTTGCCGTTCGCTTTCCCGGAAAATTTTTGAAATTCTTGGTTGTTGTTTCTATTTTTTTCGCCCTCAGCTATGTCGCTTTCGATGTCATTCAACTCGGTTCTGAACGAAGCCAGCAGATCGAGAAAAATCAACCGAGTCTCACCCCCGAGTAGTTCTTTTTTAGAAACGCTGGTTTCTCCCGAAATGATCTGATATACTCCGCCCAACAAGATTCGGTTGGGTCATGTGGAGCGGTCAATTCTTATTCGGCGGAACCGTTGTGCTCTTCTCGGCCTTCTTAAGGGCGCTGGCGAATTTCCACCTTCGCCGTCCGGTCTACGCCCGGCCGCGCGCTTTTCAAAGCCAGCGGTTTCTTTCGATGCTTTCCATCTTTTCAAATGCCCTCTTTGTTCTTGGTTTCGTCTCCCTCTTTGTGACGAAACTTTGGATCGGTCTTACGGCGCTTCTTCTCTATCCTTTCCTTCTCATTCCCGGTTTCGTTTTTCTTCTCAGCAAGATCTATACGTGACGAGGCCGGAATGATGTTTCGAGACCCGGCGGGGTTTATTCAGGAGAAGCTCTCCAAGAAGATCCTCTCGGCCAATACCGTCCGGGATGCGATGATGGCCTCGTTCATCTTGACCCTTCAGAAAAGAGAGGAGGGGACGGGGGCCTCCATCCCCGATCCGGCCTCGTGGCGCCAGGAGAAGGCGCGGGAGATGCGCGAGGTTGCCAGCGCCGCCTTTGCCGGCATCGGCGCCCCCTTCGAATATCCGACCCTTCCCCAGATGGAGCAGGTCAAAGCCGAGATCGAACGAAAATATCGATGGGACCAGCTTGATGCCGGCCTCAGGGAAGAGCACGAACGAGTCTGCCGGATGCTTTTCGCAAAATTCGAAGAACCGTTCTGACGCGTCTTCTCCTCTTGCGCCGTTCCATGAAATGGACTATGATTTTTCCCAATGCAAAAACATCCCTCCCATACGGAAGACTCGGCCGCTTCGGGCGCGCTCAGCAGCCGGGAGATGCTTTACGAAGGGCTGGCGCTGATCGCCGATCCGATCCATAACTACATCAGCTTCACCGTTCCTTTCGGAAAACGAGACGAGGCGACTGAAAAAGAGCTGATCGACTCTCGTTGGATGCAGCGGCTCCGGTATATCAATCAGCTCCAGTCGGCGCGCTGGGTTTATCCTTCTGCGGAGCATTCCCGGTTTGTCCATTCTCTCGGGGCGATGCATGTGGCGGGGCGATTCGCACGCCACCTTTATCCTTCCCTCAAAGAGGTGATTCCAGGCGTCCCCTCCTATCCTTTTATCGAAGCGCTTCTGCGGGTGTCGGTTCTCGTTCACGACATCGGCCATGGACCGTTCTGTCATTTCTTCGACGATAATTTTCTCGACGAATTTTATTTGACTCACGAAAAACTCGGCCAGGCGATCATTCGGCAGGAGCTGGCTCCGATCATCCGGCGGATTCGAAGAAGCCCCGGCGGGGAGTTCGCCCTCGGGGAGACGCTCGATCCGGAACATGTCGCTTTTCTGATTCACAAGGACAAAGATTTCAAGACGCCGGAAAGTTATCCCCGATGGCTGGTCATGCTCAAGCCGCTTTTTTCGGGGATCTTCACCGCCGACAATCTCGATTATGTTCTCCGCGATTCGTATATGTGCGGCGTGGCGATCGGCCCGGTCGATCTCGATCGTTTGATGCATTACACGTTCTTCACCGAGCAGGGACTGACGCTGCACAAAGCCGGACTCTCCGCCTTGACGATGTTCTTGAACGCCCGCTCGTATCTTTACTTCAACGTCTACTATCATCGGACCACCCGGTCGCTCGACATGCACCTGAGAGATATCTTCCGGGAGACCCTCAAGGCGATCTTTCCCCATAATCCGCTGGAGCGGCTGGATGCCTATGTCGATCTGACCGATTGGTCGCTTCTTCTGGAAGTGAAGTCGTGGAAGGAATCCAAGTCCAAAACCAAGCGCTCCCTCTATGAGGAGTGGGAGAAGATCCTCCTTCGGGACGTGAAGTGGAAGATGGCCTATGACACGAACTTTTCGATCGAGAAGGCCGAGAAGGGGAGATGGATTATGAATCCGGCCGATCTGGAGGCGGAGATGCGAAAGCGCCTTCCCGCCGAATTGAGCGACCTTCCCTTCCGGGTCGATATGGCGAGTCAGGATCCGCGGCCGATGAACCCGCTGATGATGGGAGAGCGCCAGGTTTATGTCTTCAATCCCTCCACGCGCGTCGTCTCCAAGGAGGCGCTCACCGAATATGTCGACTCCATTCCGGCCAAATTGATCCAGTGCCGCATCTTCGCCCTCAATCATGACGACGACGCCCTGCTGTCGCGAATCGCGGAAGAGGCCCTCGCCGGTCTTCCTCCCAGCATTCAGACGAGCATTTAAGCCGCTTCACCTCCCCGGACCCCGCGAGCGTTGACAAAAAGGGGGACATCTTCTATCCTAGTTTTCTAGTTTCTATGCGTCACGCGTTTCCCCTGACCAAGAACGGAAATCCGGGAGCGCCTTGAACGGGGGAGGGTTATTTGGAAAGCCGAAGAATCTTTTTAAAATCGCTCTTCCCGCGGGTGCTTGGATGGGGCGCCCTCCTCTCGCTCGATCTTTCCCGGGCCGATTTGCTTCTGGCCCATTCTGAACCCTCTTCTCCTTCTTCTCTTAATCTGGACGATCCGCGTTATGTCTCCTTAATAAAAGATCTGACGCAGCGGCATCAGTTTGGCGCCGCCGATTTGAAAGCTGTTTTTGGAAAAGTGGTCCTTCAATCCGAGATTATTCAGTTCTTCGAGCGCCCCGCGGAGATTCTTCCTTATTACGAGTACCGTAGGCGATTTATCAAGGACGAGCTGGTTTCACGCGGACAGACATACCTTCAAGAGAATCTCGAACTGCTTCAGAAAATTGAAGAGGCTTTCGGCGTTCCGAAGGAAATCATCTGCAGTATTTTAGGGGTTGAAACAAAGTTCGGTCAGCCTGGAATCGAAAGGTACCGGGTCTTCGATATTTTGAATACCGCTTTTTCCCTCTATCCTCGAAGAGAGCGTTTTTATCGGGAGCAGCTGATTGCCTATCTCCTCCTCTGCCGGGAAGAGGGGATTGATCCGTTTTCCGTCAACGGCTCCTACGCGGGGGCATTCGGGGTGCCTCAATTTATGCCGACCAGCTTTCGAAAACACGCCGTCGATTTTGATAAAGATGGGAAGAAAAACCTCTGGACGTCGAAAGAAGATATTTTCGCCAGTGTCGCCAATTATTTAAAATCGTTCGGATGGAAGCGAAACGGGTTGACCTATCTTCCGGCCCGTTTTGCGGGCGATTCTCCGGAAGCACAGAACAAGGTGGAGATGGGAATACGCAAGACCATTCCGATCGCGAAGGCCGTCGAGTTGGGAATTCAAATTCCGCTCCCTGCATCGATCCAGAAAGATGAGGCGGTTTCGTTCGCACTCTATCAACCGCAGGAGGGGACGGAAGCGCTTTTGGCGCTCTTTGGAAATTTCAGAACGATCACCTCCTACAACTATTCTCTCAATTATGCGCTGGTGGTCTCCGATCTTTCGGAGATGCTCATCGAGAGAGAAAATTCGTGAAGATGCTTCTTTGGGCCTTCTTTTTCTTCTTCTCCTCACAGGGATTGACCTGGGGGGAGACGGCTCCCGGATCGGATCTGGTTTTTCTGCTGGCGGAGGGGGACCGGATGTATGACACCCGCGACGAAGCGGGCCATTCCGATCGGGCGATCGAGCTTTATAAGAAAGTTCTGGAGATCGATCCGAAGAACGAAGCGGCCCTTTGGAAGCTCTCCCGGTCGTTTAGATGGCAGGGGGACATCGCTTCTTCTTCCGAGGAAAAACTCGGCCGTTACAAGGAAGGGGAACGCTGGGCGAAGCGCGCGATCGAAGTGAATCCCCAGAGCATCGGAGGACATCTGATGCTCGGCATCGCTTATGGACGGATCGGGGAGACACAGGGGGTCATGAAGTCACTTTCA encodes the following:
- a CDS encoding HD domain-containing protein, with protein sequence MQKHPSHTEDSAASGALSSREMLYEGLALIADPIHNYISFTVPFGKRDEATEKELIDSRWMQRLRYINQLQSARWVYPSAEHSRFVHSLGAMHVAGRFARHLYPSLKEVIPGVPSYPFIEALLRVSVLVHDIGHGPFCHFFDDNFLDEFYLTHEKLGQAIIRQELAPIIRRIRRSPGGEFALGETLDPEHVAFLIHKDKDFKTPESYPRWLVMLKPLFSGIFTADNLDYVLRDSYMCGVAIGPVDLDRLMHYTFFTEQGLTLHKAGLSALTMFLNARSYLYFNVYYHRTTRSLDMHLRDIFRETLKAIFPHNPLERLDAYVDLTDWSLLLEVKSWKESKSKTKRSLYEEWEKILLRDVKWKMAYDTNFSIEKAEKGRWIMNPADLEAEMRKRLPAELSDLPFRVDMASQDPRPMNPLMMGERQVYVFNPSTRVVSKEALTEYVDSIPAKLIQCRIFALNHDDDALLSRIAEEALAGLPPSIQTSI
- a CDS encoding lytic murein transglycosylase; its protein translation is MESRRIFLKSLFPRVLGWGALLSLDLSRADLLLAHSEPSSPSSLNLDDPRYVSLIKDLTQRHQFGAADLKAVFGKVVLQSEIIQFFERPAEILPYYEYRRRFIKDELVSRGQTYLQENLELLQKIEEAFGVPKEIICSILGVETKFGQPGIERYRVFDILNTAFSLYPRRERFYREQLIAYLLLCREEGIDPFSVNGSYAGAFGVPQFMPTSFRKHAVDFDKDGKKNLWTSKEDIFASVANYLKSFGWKRNGLTYLPARFAGDSPEAQNKVEMGIRKTIPIAKAVELGIQIPLPASIQKDEAVSFALYQPQEGTEALLALFGNFRTITSYNYSLNYALVVSDLSEMLIERENS
- a CDS encoding tetratricopeptide repeat protein, whose amino-acid sequence is MLLWAFFFFFSSQGLTWGETAPGSDLVFLLAEGDRMYDTRDEAGHSDRAIELYKKVLEIDPKNEAALWKLSRSFRWQGDIASSSEEKLGRYKEGERWAKRAIEVNPQSIGGHLMLGIAYGRIGETQGVMKSLSLISPIKKEMNAVLERDPSNDVAHHVLGVLYRKVPGLMGGSIKKSIEALQEAVRLNPASTPSYLDLAKSYLEKGEKEKASAALEKLLSIDHPSDRVQSKMDRAEAEKLLAELQSP